From Pongo pygmaeus isolate AG05252 chromosome 1, NHGRI_mPonPyg2-v2.0_pri, whole genome shotgun sequence, one genomic window encodes:
- the LOC129011845 gene encoding uncharacterized protein KIAA0040 yields MERISAFFSSIWDTILTKHEEGIYNTICLGVLLGLPLLVIITLLFICCHCCWSPPGKRGQQPEKNKKKKKKKKDEEDLWISAQPKLLQMEKRPSLPV; encoded by the coding sequence ATGGAGAGAATCAGCGCCTTCTTCAGTTCTATCTGGGACACCATCTTGACCAAACACGAAGAAGGCATCTACAACACCATCTGCCTGGGAGTCCTCCTGGGCCTGCCACTCTTGGTGATAATCACACTCCTCTTCATCTGTTGCCATTGCTGCTGGAGCCCACCAGGCAAGAGGGGCCAGCAGCcagagaagaacaagaagaaaaagaagaagaagaaggatgaAGAAGACCTCTGGATCTCTGCTCAACCCAAGCTTCTCCAGATGGAGAAGAGACCATCGCTGCCTGTTTAG